Proteins from one Oryza sativa Japonica Group chromosome 12, ASM3414082v1 genomic window:
- the LOC4352888 gene encoding uncharacterized protein, protein MAANVGESTSGSSSGGADSGGSFECNICFELPQEPIVTLCGHLFCWPCLYKWLHIHSHSPECPVCKAVVEEDKLVPLYGRGKDRVDPRSKNVPGADIPNRPAGQRPATAPQANPNTHFPNANPNPWFMGGGIPLANARWGNYTFSAAFGGLFPLLSFQVHGFPDATAYGQPAGFPYGYGHGHGHGHGHAFHGGHAHAAAAPRHGPPGQQQQADVYLKALLILVGFLVIASLITF, encoded by the coding sequence ATGGCAGCCAATGTTGGGGAATCCACaagtggcagcagcagcggcggtgcCGATTCTGGGGGAAGCTTCGAGTGCAACATATGCTTTGAGCTTCCGCAGGAGCCTATTGTCACGCTCTGTGGCCACCTCTTCTGCTGGCCATGCCTCTACAAGTGGCTGCACATCCACTCGCATTCACCTGAGTGCCCGGTCTGCAAGGCTGTTGTCGAGGAGGATAAGCTTGTCCCCCTCTATGGCCGTGGTAAGGACCGTGTTGACCCAAGGTCAAAGAACGTCCCTGGGGCTGACATTCCTAATCGCCCAGCTGGACAGAGGCCTGCCACGGCTCCGCAGGCCAATCCTAACACCCACTTCCCCAATGCCAACCCCAACCCTTGGTTCATGGGTGGAGGCATCCCACTAGCCAATGCACGGTGGGGGAATTACACCTTCTCGGCGGCATTTGGGGGTTTGTTCCCCCTGCTCAGCTTCCAAGTCCATGGGTTCCCAGATGCAACCGCCTATGGGCAGCCTGCTGGTTTTCCCTACGGATATGGACACGGCCACGGTCACGGTCATGGGCACGCGTTCCACGGCGGACATgcccatgctgctgctgctccccgCCATGGACCGCCTGGGCAACAACAGCAGGCGGATGTGTACCTGAAGGCGCTTCTCATCCTGGTTGGTTTTCTTGTGATTGCAAGCCTCATCACATTCTAG